In Chitinophagaceae bacterium, the genomic window GTCTAAAAATTCATACATTTTTACGCCACGAAGGGTAACTTTTGCGCCAATGGGCATGTTTTTACGCAACTTAAAGTTGGATATATCTTTTTTCGAAAACGTAGAAACCGCTTTTTGGCCGGTAATGGTAGATAGTTCTTCTACGGCAATTTCCACCAGCTTTTTATCGTTAACAGCGCCGTTTACACCACGGTTCAAGCAAATTTTTGTTAAGCGTGGAGCTTGCATTATGGTTTTGTAACTGAACTTTTTCATAAGTGCAGGAACCACTTCTTTTTTGTACTTATCCGCAAGGCGGGTTGTGTTTAATTTAGTGCTCATTATTTAATTACCTCCCCTGATTTTTTTGCAGTTCTAACTAATTTACCATTTTCACGGCTGCGTTTTATTTTTGTAGGGCCGCCGCTTTTTTTATCCCAAAGCATTACATTGCTAATAGCTATTGGCGCTTCGAGTTTTATCCTTCCGCCCTTGGTGTTTTGAGCAGTTGGCTTTGTATGCTTGGTTACAATATTTACGCCTTCTACCAATACCCGGGCTTTTTCTACCAGTACTTCCAATACTTTACGGGGTTTGGTAAGGTCTTTATCATCCCCGGCAATTACTACTACCT contains:
- the rplE gene encoding 50S ribosomal protein L5: MSTKLNTTRLADKYKKEVVPALMKKFSYKTIMQAPRLTKICLNRGVNGAVNDKKLVEIAVEELSTITGQKAVSTFSKKDISNFKLRKNMPIGAKVTLRGVKMYEFLDRLVSVSLPRVRDFKGINDKAFDGRGNYTLGVTEQIIFPEIDIDKVNKITGLDITFVTTANSNEEAMELLKELGMPFKNVKKIINQ
- the rplX gene encoding 50S ribosomal protein L24, which translates into the protein MSTRFKPKFNIKKGDQVVVIAGDDKDLTKPRKVLEVLVEKARVLVEGVNIVTKHTKPTAQNTKGGRIKLEAPIAISNVMLWDKKSGGPTKIKRSRENGKLVRTAKKSGEVIK